The genomic region CATTTTCATTTCACTGTGCTTCACAAACCCTTCTCCTCTAGCACAAGCCAGTGCAGTCTTCCTCACGCACCCACCAGACCAATCTTGGAAGCTCCAATCTCTGGCTGATCTGGGTTCAAACCCTTCTAAGCAATCGCACAGAGGTGACTTATTGATGTTGCATTTAGCATTCACACCACAAAGATTATAATTGTCACACTGATCTTCACCGACAGCAAAGTATGTCGCCCAACTATGTGTTTGATCTATCCATGTCATGCGCTGCGTCACTCCTGATGCATTCACCACCAATCTTGATATCACTGAACTGTTTAGAAGATAAATATTGTAGTCAACTTCTTTTTCATTCAACACAAATTCATATCTGTATACAGGATTTGGTCTCAATCTTGGAGCTCCAGTAAAACGAATACCATTCCAAGATCCAGCTCTGAATTTTATCGTATCTCCTTTCTTATACATCAACTGAGGATACCCTTTAGGGTCTATTCCAAAACTATAATCACCTTTAGCAGGATCATCTAAGCTTTTCCAAGAAGTAATAGTCCAGTCCAAGCTAGTAACAAAGTTTCTCCCAAGTTTCATGCCTGGTAAGTTGGTGTCACCAGGATAATCAAAGCTCTGATATAGATAATTATCTGGGCTGGCATCATTATCTTCCTTCACTACAAAATTCCCAGATTCCAAAAGCTGAGCAATTGGGTTTCTTGCATTTCTAGTATTATTAGATGACCAGATGACACCATTTGTGCGatttagaagaagaagagtacCTTGGTAAGTGAAGTTTAGAACTCCTGAATGATCAAGAATTGGAGTTTCTCTATTGGCTACCCAAATCACAGTTCCAGttgatattttcttgaacCAAATACCTAAGTATCTTCCGGATGAACTACCTGGAGTGAAGAATCCAAGTTCATAAGTTTGCCCACTTGAAACTATGGTCTCCCCATCTCTTATGGACTGACCAGGAGTAATGGTATCAACTGCATTGGATTTTATGATGGTGGACAGTAGGCAAAAGCAGACAAGAAGCTTTCTATAGCCATCCATTGATGTAAGACAAACTTGATCGTACATACAATTACAGCATTTTAAAGGGTATGTTGTGTACGATGGATTAGAGTTTTGGACAGGTTAATGAGTCCTTAGAAGTGAACTACTAGCAAGTAAAAGAGAGCAATGTTATGGTTAAGATTGCTTTGAATTTTCAAGAAAGAAGATAATGAATTTAATGCATTGCTAATTCTTGTGAAAAACTGAGGTTGGCATTGACCCCCACACTTTCAAATTCACCATTGTCACTACTTTTTCTGATTTTGTCATTTAATACTTTATGGTGAAATGCTTTTTTGACTCTTGTTGCATTAACTGCTGTCACAATAGATATCTATCTACTGACCAACCAATAAAGAAGACTTGATCAACAAAAGGTCTTAATCCACCTATTTCCCCCAACTTCAAGCAAACCCCTGTAGATACTAGATGATTGTTTCtgctatttaaattttatgactCTTTCATTACATTATTGAATCTTCacttttaaaatagttttttcttctttccagTTTAAAGCGCTAATAGCATTCAACTGTTCATTGTTAAAAGCAATTAATTAtgctaataatatttatgGACCACCTCAGACTAATTTGATAATCTATGTTTGGATTTCTTTTAGGAGATGTTATATTACTGTCATTTTCATGAATTCCCCCACCACTTACGAAAACCTGGATTATTATATGCTGTAAGCACAATACCTAACTAAAGATCTCTATATTATACCTGCTAATACATTTTTTCCaggtaatatatatatactaagaTTCCTTCCCATGATGTTTCTAGAAGGCAATGGCATGGATATTGACTCTCTTTGTTTTCTGGAAATTATCTTCCATTTCTTTACATTTACACTGCAAAACCAAGGCTGTTATTCCATTCATCATAAGTTTGTATTCAAGTACCACCATTATATCACACAAAATTAGAAGTTCCCCCTGACATCCCTATGTTTCGATCTTTTTAGAAacatatttttgaaaagaaaaatcttaaacCTATATACATTCAATATTTACAACATTTTCCTACATCAATTGGCGTCTAGCTTGCATAGAAACTCTAAAATAGGTTACGTTTCCGTGTCGGATATGTTTCAGTCACCGAAACTATTcagagaaattttaaaaattattttctattatttgttatattttttatttatttttaaaaatttcaaaaaactttttttaaaaaattatctatttaattgGAGTTTCCTACTTTAAGAAAGacttctaatttttttctatttattttgctttctaTCTATAGATgattcttaattctttttctattaaaaataatattttattatattaatattcttaatttttaattatttaatatttaaaagtctctatatatatatatatttttttcatacgTTATTTTCTCTTAGTCTATAGTAAGtagttattcttttaaaatctaGTAAATATCAGCTAGTAATTTAATGGAAAAATTgtacaatataatatttattatataccaacaataatctattatattaattttattaattatattttttataatgataaagataataatgcagtaaaaatttaaaataattatttactattattttaattttttataaataattattatttatttaaattttattaaaaatattaatatgacTTCTAAGTAtctgatttatttattatatatatatatatatatatatatatatatatatatatatatatatatatatattgtttcctagtttttttagaaaattttgtatttttatatggTGTCGTATTTTTCGTTTTCGTTTCCGAAGAATCTAGATTGGCATAacaaaatattactatttaatCGTTTCTAAATTTTAGAAGTTATATCTAAAAGGAGTTTgtatattaaaagttttacTAATACATGAAAACAAAGcagtttaatttcttttcttagcaGATTTAAGTTATACATACAATAAGCCATCTTCTGACGTTTAtcataaaaacaataattcaGGTAGTGCAAAAATGAGAGTTAAAAATAAGACCTCTACAGACTACCATCTCACCATTTAATTGCCAAAGTAGTGGATAGCATCTGTCGTTATTTGACTCCATGGAAATTACAAGCCCAGAAATTGAGGCAGAGTCAGGGACATGACCAGCTGATGTTAACAACTAGTAATTGATATAAAGACCTATTTAtctaatgaatttttttgCTAACTAATATTCCAGATCTATGCAAAGACATTATTGCCATGTCCTTTCCTTTTAATCATTTAGAAATAAATGAGATGAGCACTGTTCCATGAGAGCTGCATTCCAAGTCTTCCACGGCTAGGAATCAATGGTCTGCACTAGAGAGAATATGAGTAGCTACCGTGAGCTCAGTTTACAATATGGTAAAACAATTCAAGTTATATTCGATGCGAGTGCTACACACCTCCGGTgtacaaattatatatataagcgACTAGCATCGAAAATATTTCAGAATATAAAAggaaattttagttttattaaatgacaaatataataataattaattttcagaAAATTAAATGAGATAACTTTTATTCGAAAATCAAGTATTATGAGGCAAatcaataactaaattaattcaagctaataaaatttaaatttttagaatttctttcctactcctatatatatatatatatcccaGACCAGTCTACAATGAGctaaagaaagatgatgagGATATAGAGATCGTTtctaccccctcttcaccattACCATCTGCCataacacaaaatctagaagcagaaatcaGAGCTTTTTGGGTTCCGGGAATAGAACATCATCTGcataaagaagattttaaactcattttaatctgcatcatatttctgataaacaagcactgttcatttatgcacaaTAGTAAGTCCCGTCAGGTGTAAGGGCAGTAAAActggtggcttggttcatatttgtttagaaagttattttggtttattttaaaatgaatttagaaccatttttctatagatcttcttctttctcaaactcttctacctctgaATCTTCAAGGTACAAAAgtctagtaaatagtgaagaaatcactattgaaaattttacaaagcatattgatgattgggaaatacccaaagtccaaaagaaacaaatttatgagttttcaaagttttctcttttcaaaactgattttactatcaaaactgaaaaaagagatatttaaatttcaaagccttttgaagaaatttatcttttaaatccaaagaccctccagaagcataaagaaaaagattata from Ricinus communis isolate WT05 ecotype wild-type chromosome 9, ASM1957865v1, whole genome shotgun sequence harbors:
- the LOC107262034 gene encoding G-type lectin S-receptor-like serine/threonine-protein kinase At4g27290 isoform X4 produces the protein MYDQVCLTSMDGYRKLLVCFCLLSTIIKSNAVDTITPGQSIRDGETIVSSGQTYELGFFTPGSSSGRYLGIWFKKISTGTVIWVANRETPILDHSGVLNFTYQGTLLLLNRTNGVIWSSNNTRNARNPIAQLLESGNFVVKEDNDASPDNYLYQSFDYPGDTNLPGMKLGRNFVTSLDWTITSWKSLDDPAKGDYSFGIDPKGYPQLMYKKGDTIKFRAGSWNGIRFTGAPRLRPNPVYRYEFVLNEKEVDYNIYLLNSSVISRLVVNASGVTQRMTWIDQTHSWATYFAVGEDQCDNYNLCGVNAKCNINKSPLCDCLEGFEPRSARDWSFQDWSGGCVRKTALACARGEGFVKHSEMKMPDTSGSWYNRSMNIRECEELCLRNCSCVAYASTNITEGTGCLLWFSDLIDIREFPGAGQDLYVRMAASYLDGIKKKEKSRRQRRVGIIVCTTTLGTGILVLGWIFCMKKRKHKIQDKLRSIKGRDYNSKSRNEDLELPVIDLVTIMKATDNFSSENKLGEGGFGPVYKGTLFDEQEIAVKRLSMSSGQGLEEFKNEVLLIAKLQHRNLVKLLGCCIEGDERMLIYEYMPNKSLDFFIFDQSRRKLLDWNKRINIIDGIARGLLYLHQDSRLRIIHRDLKASNVLLDKDMDPKISDFGMARIFGGDQTEANTNRVVGTFIRDSEWKEKQRILQP